One segment of Micromonospora parathelypteridis DNA contains the following:
- the lepB gene encoding signal peptidase I produces the protein MQTLDEDGTVDPWRRRARRSRRQMPLWQELPLLLVVAFCLAVLIRTFLLQAFFIPSGSMEDTLLIGDRVLVNKVVYDVRDPVRGEVVVFRGTDRWAPQVDEQPEPGFAGKLTRTVGDLVGVSRPGEKDFIKRVIGLPGDRVKCCDSQGRVTVNGTPLNEPYVLRDSPLDLPPNPSECRSRRFDEVVVPPGQIFVMGDHREVSQDARCQGPVPIDNVVGRAFMVVWPSSRWSSLSVPSTFDDVSGPGAASSGAPPVRPTPQGGVLLILPLAAALRGSRAFRTMTSSSAT, from the coding sequence GTGCAGACGCTTGACGAGGACGGCACCGTAGATCCGTGGCGCCGGCGGGCCCGCCGCAGCCGGCGGCAGATGCCCCTCTGGCAGGAGCTTCCGCTGCTGCTGGTCGTCGCGTTCTGCCTCGCGGTGCTGATCCGCACCTTCCTGCTGCAGGCGTTCTTCATCCCGTCCGGCTCGATGGAGGACACGCTCCTCATCGGGGACCGGGTGCTGGTCAACAAGGTCGTCTACGACGTCCGTGACCCGGTACGCGGCGAGGTGGTGGTCTTCCGGGGCACCGACCGCTGGGCGCCGCAGGTCGACGAGCAGCCCGAGCCGGGCTTCGCCGGCAAGCTGACCCGGACCGTCGGCGACCTGGTTGGGGTGAGTCGCCCCGGTGAGAAGGACTTCATCAAGCGGGTGATCGGCCTACCCGGCGACCGGGTCAAGTGCTGCGACAGCCAGGGTCGGGTGACCGTCAACGGCACGCCGCTCAACGAGCCGTACGTCCTGCGGGACTCTCCACTGGACCTGCCGCCCAACCCGTCGGAGTGCCGCTCCCGGCGCTTCGACGAGGTCGTCGTACCGCCCGGTCAGATCTTCGTGATGGGCGACCACCGCGAGGTCTCCCAGGACGCCCGCTGCCAGGGCCCGGTGCCGATCGACAACGTGGTCGGCCGGGCCTTCATGGTGGTCTGGCCCTCGTCGCGGTGGAGTTCGCTGTCGGTGCCGTCGACGTTCGACGACGTGTCCGGGCCGGGCGCGGCATCCTCGGGCGCGCCCCCGGTGCGACCGACCCCACAGGGCGGTGTGCTGCTGATTCTCCCGTTGGCTGCCGCCCTACGGGGTTCCCGCGCGTTCCGGACGATGACGTCCAGTTCGGCAACGTAG
- a CDS encoding RNA-binding protein, with translation MPTPVSRPDMPLRPALEHLVKGIVDHPDDVRVRMVDSRRGKRLEVRVHPEDLGTVIGRSGRTAKALRQVIGSIGGRGVRVDIVDSY, from the coding sequence CTGCCGACGCCGGTGAGCAGGCCTGACATGCCTCTGCGTCCGGCGTTGGAGCACCTGGTCAAGGGCATCGTCGACCACCCGGACGACGTCCGGGTGCGGATGGTCGATTCCCGTCGGGGCAAGCGGCTCGAAGTCCGCGTGCACCCCGAGGACCTCGGCACTGTGATCGGGCGGTCCGGCCGGACCGCCAAGGCGCTGCGCCAGGTGATCGGCTCCATCGGCGGGCGCGGGGTACGCGTCGACATCGTCGACTCGTACTGA
- the rpsP gene encoding 30S ribosomal protein S16: MAVKIRLLRMGKIRNPQYRIVVADSRTKRDGRAIEFVGVYQPKEDPSIIEVKSERVQYWLSVGAQPSEAVQRLLELTGDWQKYKGLPAPPPLLVAPERADRKAAYEAEAKAAAGLAPETPAKPAKKAAKAAEAPKTEAAAEAPKTEAPAEAPAAADAGEQA, encoded by the coding sequence GTGGCCGTAAAGATCCGGCTCCTGCGGATGGGCAAGATCCGCAACCCGCAGTACCGCATCGTCGTCGCCGACTCGCGCACCAAGCGTGACGGCCGGGCGATCGAGTTCGTCGGTGTGTACCAGCCGAAGGAAGACCCTTCGATCATCGAGGTCAAGTCGGAGCGGGTCCAGTACTGGCTGTCCGTCGGCGCTCAGCCGAGCGAGGCGGTTCAGCGGCTGCTGGAGCTGACCGGTGACTGGCAGAAGTACAAGGGCCTGCCGGCCCCGCCGCCGCTCCTGGTCGCCCCCGAGCGGGCCGACCGCAAGGCGGCGTACGAGGCTGAGGCGAAGGCTGCCGCCGGGCTCGCCCCGGAGACCCCGGCCAAGCCGGCCAAGAAGGCCGCCAAGGCTGCCGAGGCTCCGAAGACCGAGGCTGCGGCTGAGGCGCCGAAGACCGAGGCTCCGGCCGAGGCTCCCGCCGCTGCCGACGCCGGTGAGCAGGCCTGA
- a CDS encoding geranylgeranyl reductase family protein, whose amino-acid sequence MVTPTPTMVPDRLDGFDAIVVGAGPGGAAAAYRLAVLGRRVLLIDRREFPRDKCCGDGLTRSAVRLLAGMGVLDELTGAQRVDGVRIRMRGRGGRDFHYEDSDGTGYGMVVPRLELDAVLCRRAVRAGAVLWTGARATRLLGGAAGVHGVQVEYEGRRFALRAPAVVAADGASSRLAHQAGLRSPDREWTGFAARGYFTQVADLDELLEIHLPLADVTDRRVLPSYGWVFPVGDGTANVGVGLFDPAHRENVRLLYERFVAELAATDHRFRAARPAGPMTGAPLRLDFDPSRCGVPGLLLVGDAAGLVSPFTGEGISFALESGLLAADRIDTALRRAGAGPVDPAPYARQLAARQSGYFETGRYSVRRYLLAWRVLDATFDDDRPLFALCRRLALFPDGARAGVLLDPLPRPAPELARDLRRDLLAVGELLAGCVREDWPMFVRLGGVDEDLSTLSLRPAVLLLVAAAVGGREHSLRHALAAAVDLGLLAGLAVDSAREETRSAGPRPTPWGNRFAVLVADFLLARAYEFAAQGGGPVVAEFAEALTVACEGRALELRDDPSSAGGPVLAGRAAIAFELPCRLGGRLGGARVPVVNALAAYGREVGAAYALGEQLRELAGASRWGGSAQPGAATRDDPRVAGLLGLVAEHAQRAREALRVVPAGPARELLARLAAPGLPGPVDPEGRVMSVT is encoded by the coding sequence ATGGTCACGCCGACCCCGACGATGGTTCCGGACCGGCTCGACGGCTTCGACGCGATCGTGGTGGGCGCCGGCCCCGGCGGTGCGGCCGCGGCGTACCGGCTGGCGGTGTTGGGCCGCCGGGTCCTGTTGATCGACCGGCGCGAGTTCCCCCGCGACAAGTGCTGCGGCGACGGCCTGACCCGCAGCGCCGTGCGTCTGCTCGCCGGAATGGGAGTGCTCGACGAGCTGACGGGCGCCCAGCGGGTCGACGGGGTGCGGATCCGGATGCGCGGGCGAGGTGGGCGCGACTTCCACTACGAGGACTCCGACGGCACCGGGTACGGCATGGTGGTGCCCCGGCTGGAGCTGGACGCGGTGCTCTGCCGCCGGGCGGTACGCGCCGGGGCGGTGCTCTGGACCGGGGCACGCGCCACGCGGCTGCTCGGCGGCGCCGCCGGGGTCCACGGCGTGCAGGTCGAGTACGAGGGCCGCCGATTCGCGCTGCGTGCCCCGGCGGTGGTCGCCGCCGACGGGGCCTCCTCGCGGCTGGCTCACCAGGCCGGGTTGCGTAGTCCGGACCGGGAGTGGACCGGGTTCGCCGCCCGGGGCTACTTCACCCAGGTGGCGGACCTCGACGAGTTGCTGGAGATCCACCTACCGCTGGCGGACGTAACGGACCGACGGGTGCTGCCCTCCTACGGCTGGGTGTTCCCGGTCGGCGACGGGACGGCCAACGTCGGCGTGGGCCTCTTCGACCCGGCCCACCGGGAGAACGTCCGGTTGCTGTACGAGCGTTTCGTCGCCGAGTTGGCGGCGACCGATCACCGGTTTCGGGCGGCCCGTCCGGCCGGACCGATGACCGGTGCGCCGCTGCGGCTGGACTTCGACCCGTCCCGGTGCGGTGTGCCGGGCCTGCTGCTGGTCGGCGACGCGGCGGGGCTGGTAAGCCCGTTCACCGGCGAGGGCATCAGCTTCGCCCTGGAGTCGGGCCTGCTCGCCGCCGACCGGATCGACACGGCGCTCCGTCGCGCCGGAGCAGGACCGGTGGATCCAGCTCCGTACGCCCGGCAGTTGGCCGCCCGGCAGTCCGGCTATTTCGAGACCGGTCGGTACTCGGTGCGCCGGTACCTGCTCGCCTGGCGGGTGCTCGACGCCACGTTCGACGACGACCGCCCACTCTTCGCCCTCTGCCGCCGGCTGGCGCTCTTCCCGGACGGGGCGCGGGCCGGTGTCCTGCTGGACCCGCTGCCCCGGCCGGCTCCGGAACTCGCCCGCGACCTGCGGCGCGATCTCCTGGCGGTGGGCGAACTGCTGGCCGGCTGTGTTCGGGAGGACTGGCCGATGTTCGTCCGGCTCGGCGGGGTGGACGAGGATCTGTCGACCCTCTCGCTGCGTCCGGCGGTGCTGCTGCTGGTCGCCGCAGCGGTCGGGGGCCGTGAACACTCGCTACGGCACGCCCTCGCCGCGGCGGTGGACCTGGGTCTGCTCGCCGGGTTGGCGGTGGACAGCGCCCGGGAGGAGACCCGGTCGGCCGGGCCCCGACCGACGCCGTGGGGCAACCGGTTCGCGGTGTTGGTCGCGGACTTCCTGTTGGCCCGCGCGTACGAGTTCGCCGCGCAGGGCGGTGGCCCGGTGGTCGCCGAGTTCGCCGAGGCGTTGACCGTGGCCTGTGAGGGTCGGGCTCTGGAGTTGCGTGACGACCCGTCGTCGGCCGGTGGTCCTGTCCTGGCCGGGCGGGCCGCCATCGCGTTCGAGTTGCCGTGTCGGCTCGGCGGTCGGCTCGGAGGCGCCCGGGTGCCGGTGGTGAACGCGTTGGCCGCGTACGGTCGCGAGGTCGGTGCGGCCTACGCCCTCGGCGAGCAGCTTCGGGAGCTGGCAGGGGCGTCCCGGTGGGGCGGGTCGGCGCAGCCCGGGGCGGCTACGCGCGACGACCCTCGGGTGGCCGGGCTGCTCGGCCTGGTCGCCGAGCACGCCCAACGGGCGCGCGAGGCGCTGCGGGTGGTGCCCGCCGGCCCGGCCCGCGAGCTGCTGGCTCGGCTGGCCGCCCCCGGGCTGCCGGGCCCCGTGGACCCCGAAGGCAGGGTGATGTCGGTCACGTAG
- the lepB gene encoding signal peptidase I: MIDEQTDKPRSSFWKELPILLGVAILVAVLVRAFVLQTFFIPSPSMENTLKIDDRVLVNKLVYDFRSPHRGEVIVFKAPIEWSGNPKGEDFIKRVIGIPGDHVVCCDPQERLMINGKSLDEPYIFSMDGIRDKAADQEFDITVPKGRLWVMGDHRSASGDSLEHWQQSGQNITEATIPEDEVVGRAFTVFWPVSRATWLTVPDEFDGIPKP, translated from the coding sequence GTGATTGACGAGCAGACCGACAAGCCGCGCAGCTCCTTCTGGAAGGAGCTGCCGATCCTGCTGGGTGTGGCGATCCTGGTCGCGGTGCTGGTCCGCGCCTTCGTGCTGCAGACCTTCTTCATCCCCTCCCCGTCCATGGAGAACACTCTCAAGATCGATGACCGGGTGCTGGTCAACAAGCTGGTCTACGACTTCCGATCGCCGCACCGCGGTGAGGTGATCGTCTTCAAGGCTCCGATCGAGTGGAGCGGCAACCCCAAGGGTGAGGACTTCATCAAGCGGGTGATCGGCATCCCCGGTGACCACGTGGTCTGCTGCGACCCGCAGGAACGGCTGATGATCAACGGCAAGTCGCTGGACGAGCCGTACATCTTCTCGATGGACGGGATCCGCGACAAGGCGGCCGACCAGGAGTTCGACATCACCGTGCCGAAGGGCCGGCTGTGGGTGATGGGTGACCACCGCTCCGCCTCGGGTGACTCACTGGAGCACTGGCAGCAGTCCGGGCAGAACATCACCGAGGCCACGATCCCCGAGGACGAAGTGGTCGGGCGGGCATTCACCGTCTTCTGGCCGGTCAGTCGGGCCACCTGGCTGACGGTGCCCGACGAGTTCGACGGCATTCCCAAGCCGTAG
- a CDS encoding DUF2469 domain-containing protein gives MSAEDLEKYETEMELQLYREYRDIVRQFSYVVETERRFYLANQVDLHVRNSDGEVYFEVEMHDAWVWDMYRPARFVKNVRVMTFKDVNVEELEKPDISLPADSGFGG, from the coding sequence ATGAGCGCGGAAGATCTCGAGAAGTACGAGACCGAGATGGAGCTGCAGCTCTACCGGGAGTACCGCGACATTGTCCGCCAATTCTCGTACGTGGTGGAGACTGAGCGTCGGTTCTACCTGGCCAACCAGGTCGACCTGCACGTGCGCAACTCCGACGGCGAGGTCTACTTCGAGGTCGAGATGCACGACGCCTGGGTGTGGGACATGTACCGTCCGGCCCGCTTCGTGAAGAACGTCCGGGTGATGACCTTCAAGGACGTCAACGTCGAGGAGCTCGAGAAGCCGGACATCTCGCTCCCGGCCGACTCCGGCTTCGGCGGCTGA
- the rplS gene encoding 50S ribosomal protein L19 yields the protein MNILDALDAQSKRTDLPDFRAGDTVKVHARVVEGNRSRVQIFQGVVIRRQGDGLRETFSVRKVSFGVGVERTYPLNGPGIDRIEIVTRGDVRRAKLYYLRELRGKKAKIKEKREKLPS from the coding sequence ATGAACATCCTGGACGCCCTTGACGCCCAGTCGAAGCGGACCGACCTTCCCGACTTCCGGGCCGGTGACACCGTCAAGGTGCACGCCCGCGTCGTCGAGGGCAACCGGTCCCGTGTCCAGATCTTCCAGGGCGTCGTGATCCGCCGCCAGGGTGACGGTCTGCGCGAGACCTTCTCGGTCCGCAAGGTCAGCTTCGGTGTCGGCGTCGAGCGGACCTACCCGCTCAACGGCCCGGGCATCGACCGGATCGAGATCGTGACCCGCGGTGACGTGCGTCGCGCCAAGCTGTACTACCTGCGCGAGCTCCGCGGCAAGAAGGCCAAGATCAAGGAGAAGCGGGAGAAGCTGCCCAGCTGA
- a CDS encoding NUDIX hydrolase — MTVYTPRRAARVLLVDAASQVLLFEGFDPARPGHRYWFTPGGGLDPGESSAAGAARELAEETGLRLDPAELGEPVWSDTTEFSFDGTWYRQEQDFFLLRVQSWQVDTAGFDDIEQRSIAGHRWWLPDELAASGERFYPAGLPALLNRLGQATAADLDESSC; from the coding sequence GTGACCGTCTACACCCCTCGACGCGCCGCCCGCGTGCTGCTCGTCGACGCGGCCAGCCAGGTCCTGCTGTTCGAGGGCTTCGACCCGGCCCGGCCAGGGCACCGCTACTGGTTCACCCCGGGCGGCGGGCTCGACCCGGGGGAGTCCTCGGCGGCGGGCGCGGCCCGAGAGTTGGCCGAGGAGACCGGGCTGCGGCTCGACCCGGCCGAGCTGGGTGAGCCGGTCTGGTCCGACACGACCGAGTTCTCGTTCGACGGCACGTGGTACCGCCAGGAGCAGGACTTCTTCCTCCTTCGAGTGCAGTCCTGGCAGGTGGACACGGCAGGTTTCGACGACATCGAGCAGCGCAGCATCGCCGGCCACCGCTGGTGGCTCCCCGACGAGCTGGCGGCCAGCGGGGAGCGGTTCTACCCCGCTGGGCTGCCCGCCCTGCTGAACCGGTTGGGGCAGGCGACCGCCGCCGACCTGGACGAGTCGTCGTGCTGA
- a CDS encoding polyprenyl synthetase family protein: MGNATGPDWLASARTLEALAGLDRRMREAVAASDPALWAMATALQRRGGKRIRPALLLVAAEFGTVRPAHLLDVAAALELLHLASLYHDDVMDRAVTRRHGPSVNAEWGEPAAVVAGTFLVARAIALLAAFDDRYGREAAAALVALCTGQLRETENAFYTGLTEAEHLEIIAGKTATLFELPCRLGALLAGAPPATVEALAGYGHDLGVAFQLTDDALDVRGSYAALGKRPLTDVREGVYTMSVLRLLARDTPAAGRVRDLLEVREPTPAELAEVADLVVASGAVDEVLAEARSRAAQAARRLDALPPGPARDSLVRLADYAVSRAG; this comes from the coding sequence GTGGGCAACGCAACCGGCCCGGACTGGCTGGCCAGCGCCCGTACCCTTGAGGCGCTGGCCGGCCTGGACCGGCGGATGCGGGAGGCCGTCGCCGCGTCGGACCCGGCCTTGTGGGCGATGGCGACGGCACTGCAACGCCGTGGCGGCAAGCGGATCCGTCCCGCGCTGCTGCTGGTCGCGGCTGAATTCGGCACCGTCCGTCCGGCACACCTGCTCGACGTCGCCGCGGCGTTGGAGTTGCTGCACCTCGCCTCGCTCTACCACGACGACGTGATGGACCGGGCCGTCACCCGGAGGCACGGCCCCAGCGTCAACGCCGAATGGGGCGAGCCGGCGGCCGTGGTGGCCGGGACCTTCCTGGTCGCCCGGGCGATCGCCCTGCTCGCCGCCTTCGACGACCGGTACGGCCGGGAGGCGGCCGCCGCGCTTGTCGCGCTCTGCACGGGCCAGCTCCGTGAGACGGAGAACGCGTTCTACACCGGACTGACCGAGGCCGAGCACCTGGAGATCATCGCCGGCAAGACGGCGACCCTGTTCGAGTTGCCCTGCCGGTTGGGCGCGCTGCTCGCCGGGGCACCGCCGGCGACCGTGGAGGCGCTCGCCGGGTACGGCCACGACCTCGGAGTCGCCTTCCAGCTCACCGACGACGCGCTCGATGTGCGCGGCAGCTACGCGGCACTCGGCAAGCGGCCGCTGACGGACGTACGGGAAGGGGTCTACACCATGTCGGTGCTGCGGTTGCTGGCCCGCGACACACCGGCGGCCGGGCGGGTGCGCGACCTCCTGGAGGTACGCGAACCCACTCCGGCGGAGCTGGCCGAGGTGGCCGACCTGGTGGTCGCCTCGGGTGCGGTGGACGAGGTCCTCGCCGAGGCCCGGAGCAGGGCCGCGCAGGCCGCCCGGCGCCTGGACGCGCTGCCGCCAGGCCCGGCCCGGGACTCGCTGGTCCGACTCGCCGACTACGCCGTCAGCCGGGCGGGCTGA
- the rimM gene encoding ribosome maturation factor RimM (Essential for efficient processing of 16S rRNA) yields MQLVVGRIGKPHGVRGEVTVEVRTDEPEARFAPGTVLRTEPGATPPPADGPGVLFRVPAELTIEEARFHQGRMLVAFEGILDRDGAEALRGTLLVVDSTDVAPPDDPEEFHDHQLVGLAVVTPAGERLGEVARIDHAPSSDLLVLRRPEGRTALIPFVRAIVPEVDLAGGRVIVDPPAGLLDL; encoded by the coding sequence ATGCAGCTCGTCGTCGGCAGGATCGGCAAGCCGCACGGTGTCCGCGGTGAGGTCACCGTGGAAGTGCGGACCGACGAGCCCGAAGCACGGTTCGCCCCCGGCACAGTGCTGCGCACTGAGCCGGGGGCGACACCCCCTCCTGCGGACGGACCCGGGGTGCTGTTCCGGGTTCCGGCGGAGCTGACCATCGAGGAAGCCCGCTTCCACCAGGGTCGGATGCTTGTCGCTTTCGAGGGCATCCTGGACCGCGATGGCGCCGAGGCGCTGCGCGGGACGCTGCTCGTGGTGGACAGCACCGACGTGGCCCCGCCGGACGATCCGGAGGAGTTCCACGACCACCAGTTGGTCGGGTTGGCCGTGGTGACCCCGGCCGGCGAACGGCTGGGCGAGGTCGCTCGGATCGACCACGCACCCTCCTCCGACCTGCTGGTGCTGCGACGCCCCGAGGGGCGTACCGCGTTGATCCCGTTCGTCCGGGCGATCGTTCCGGAGGTCGACCTCGCCGGTGGACGGGTGATCGTCGACCCGCCGGCCGGACTGCTCGATCTTTAG
- a CDS encoding ribonuclease HII, which translates to MLTPPRTVVRREAGLYALERALQRRGFRHVAGADEAGRGACAGPLVAAAAVLPEGRRGEIEGLADSKLLTPASRERVYAEVVDRALAYAVVVIPAEEVDARGLHVCNLAAMRRALASLTTRPEYVLTDGFGVDGLGVPGLAVWKGDRVAACVAAASVLAKVTRDRIMVEMDEVFPAYGFAEHKGYITPEHSAALREHGPCREHRFSYVNVAAVSGRDGRPPRARRPGGYGPEEPMERSGASGGTVGVALGEQPRPQTPVGEDVAMEGGVR; encoded by the coding sequence GTGCTGACCCCGCCGCGTACCGTCGTGCGCCGGGAGGCCGGGCTGTACGCCCTGGAACGGGCGCTGCAGCGGCGCGGCTTCCGGCACGTCGCCGGCGCCGACGAGGCGGGCCGGGGCGCCTGCGCCGGTCCCCTGGTCGCCGCCGCCGCGGTGCTGCCCGAAGGTCGGCGCGGCGAGATCGAAGGGCTGGCCGACTCGAAGTTGCTCACCCCTGCCAGCCGCGAACGGGTGTACGCGGAGGTCGTGGACCGTGCACTCGCGTACGCCGTGGTGGTCATCCCCGCCGAGGAGGTCGACGCCCGCGGGCTGCACGTGTGCAACCTGGCCGCGATGCGCCGGGCGCTCGCCTCGCTCACCACGCGGCCGGAGTACGTGCTGACCGACGGCTTCGGCGTGGACGGCCTGGGGGTGCCGGGGCTGGCGGTGTGGAAGGGCGACCGGGTGGCCGCGTGCGTCGCTGCAGCCAGCGTGCTGGCCAAGGTCACCCGAGACCGGATCATGGTGGAGATGGACGAGGTGTTCCCGGCGTACGGCTTCGCCGAGCACAAGGGCTACATCACTCCGGAGCACTCCGCGGCGCTGCGCGAGCACGGGCCGTGCCGGGAGCACCGGTTCTCGTACGTCAATGTCGCCGCGGTCTCCGGCCGCGACGGTCGGCCGCCGCGGGCCCGACGGCCCGGCGGTTACGGCCCGGAAGAGCCGATGGAGCGCTCCGGGGCGTCAGGGGGTACCGTCGGCGTGGCGTTGGGCGAGCAGCCTCGGCCTCAGACGCCGGTGGGGGAAGATGTGGCCATGGAAGGCGGAGTGCGATGA
- the trmD gene encoding tRNA (guanosine(37)-N1)-methyltransferase TrmD: protein MRVDVVSIFPEYFAPLDLSLIGRARANGVLQLAVHDLRTWTHDVHRTVDDTPYGGGPGMVMRPEPWGEALDALAPAEAPPPRLLVPSPAGVPFTQAMAYELAAESHLLFACGRYEGIDQRVLAHAATRMPVTEVSLGDYVLFGGEVAVLVMLEAVTRLLPGVLGNAGSLDEESHAHGLLEAPIYTKPPSWRGHDVPEVLRSGDHGKIARWRREEGLLRTAARRPDLLAALPADRLDKRDIAALDRAGFQSSPGDVAK, encoded by the coding sequence ATGCGCGTCGACGTCGTGTCGATCTTTCCGGAGTACTTCGCCCCGCTGGACCTGTCGCTGATCGGGCGGGCGCGGGCCAACGGCGTACTCCAGCTTGCCGTGCACGACCTGCGGACCTGGACCCACGACGTGCACCGCACGGTCGACGACACCCCCTACGGCGGTGGGCCGGGGATGGTGATGCGCCCGGAGCCGTGGGGGGAGGCGCTGGACGCCCTCGCGCCGGCCGAGGCCCCGCCGCCCCGGCTGCTGGTGCCGTCGCCGGCCGGTGTGCCGTTCACGCAGGCCATGGCGTACGAGTTGGCCGCCGAGTCGCATCTGCTCTTCGCCTGCGGCCGTTACGAGGGAATCGACCAACGCGTGTTGGCGCACGCCGCCACCCGGATGCCGGTCACCGAGGTCTCGCTCGGTGACTACGTGCTCTTCGGCGGCGAGGTCGCGGTCCTGGTGATGCTGGAGGCGGTCACCCGGCTGCTGCCGGGGGTGCTGGGCAACGCGGGCTCGTTGGACGAGGAGTCGCACGCCCACGGGCTGCTGGAGGCCCCGATCTACACCAAGCCGCCGAGCTGGCGCGGGCACGACGTGCCGGAGGTGCTCCGCTCCGGCGACCACGGCAAGATCGCCCGCTGGCGGCGCGAGGAGGGTCTGCTGCGGACCGCCGCCCGGCGCCCCGACCTGCTCGCCGCGCTGCCCGCCGATCGGCTCGACAAACGGGACATCGCGGCACTGGACCGGGCCGGATTTCAGTCGTCACCGGGGGATGTGGCAAAGTAG